The following proteins are co-located in the Microcystis wesenbergii NRERC-220 genome:
- a CDS encoding cation:proton antiporter, producing the protein MRGELLVAWAAQQKSLDSNSAVNSQTVGDIPELVLVLILLLLIATAVALVTQRLRISYVAGLVLAGLPITDLLSHRIGLDPFLVLNLFLPILIFEAAINTDISRLRSTFKPIALLAGPGSVFSAAIIAVLVKFGLGLDWIPALLVGVILANTDTVSIIAVFKEIRVPSRLLTIVEGETLFNDAAALVTFNLLLVIYATGTISTTQVIKEVLIVALGGGLVGAVLGYLCLPIYVRLRDPLSSLLLTVALALGAFQLGQFLGVSGAVAVVIAGLVFGNLGLPRSASASDRITLISFWEYAGFIVNTFIFLLIGIEINPLTLWQTLPSIVLVILAYQLGRILSVYSLLWVLRWIDRPIPLRWQHILILGNIKGSLSMALAVAIPLTLTGRELIIELVFGAVLFSLVIQGLALPWLIKKLDISQVSAVTREIGQLQLQLIASKAAQDELANLLKSGVLPKAVYEELWASYQAKVAVSERVLRDAYNQSRSGQMEPNNGQLDAIRRRLFLAEKAALGDALRKRIVPEDLVQSYVKGLDEKLLSLDDD; encoded by the coding sequence ATGAGGGGAGAATTATTAGTAGCCTGGGCAGCACAACAAAAATCCTTGGATAGCAATTCTGCTGTGAACAGCCAAACGGTGGGAGACATTCCTGAACTGGTTCTTGTCTTGATCCTGCTGCTACTGATTGCCACTGCCGTTGCTCTAGTAACCCAGCGATTACGCATTTCCTATGTGGCAGGTTTAGTCTTAGCAGGATTACCGATTACCGATCTGTTATCTCATCGTATTGGCTTAGATCCGTTTTTAGTGCTTAACCTTTTTCTGCCGATTCTGATTTTTGAAGCGGCGATTAATACCGATATCAGCCGTCTTCGCAGTACCTTTAAACCGATCGCACTGCTCGCAGGTCCCGGCTCGGTTTTTTCTGCGGCGATTATTGCAGTTCTGGTAAAATTTGGCCTGGGTCTAGATTGGATTCCCGCCTTACTGGTGGGAGTGATTCTGGCAAACACGGATACTGTCTCGATAATTGCCGTCTTTAAAGAAATTCGGGTTCCCTCTAGGCTCTTGACTATTGTGGAAGGGGAAACACTATTTAATGATGCAGCCGCACTCGTCACCTTTAATTTGCTCTTGGTGATTTACGCGACTGGAACCATCAGCACTACACAAGTCATCAAGGAAGTGTTGATCGTTGCTCTGGGTGGGGGATTAGTGGGCGCTGTCCTAGGCTACCTGTGTCTGCCTATCTATGTGCGCTTACGGGATCCTCTGAGTAGCCTGCTTCTTACGGTTGCGCTTGCCTTGGGAGCTTTTCAACTTGGGCAGTTTTTGGGTGTATCGGGAGCGGTGGCGGTAGTTATTGCCGGACTTGTCTTTGGTAACTTGGGGCTGCCTCGCAGCGCCTCTGCATCCGATCGCATTACCCTGATCAGTTTTTGGGAATATGCCGGTTTTATAGTCAATACCTTTATTTTTCTGCTTATTGGCATTGAAATCAACCCCTTGACCCTATGGCAAACCTTGCCATCGATTGTGCTGGTCATTTTGGCTTATCAATTGGGGCGTATTCTGTCAGTGTATTCTTTACTATGGGTACTTCGCTGGATTGATCGACCGATCCCCTTGCGCTGGCAACATATTCTGATTTTGGGCAACATCAAGGGTTCCCTCTCCATGGCCCTAGCGGTTGCTATTCCTTTGACTCTAACAGGGCGGGAATTGATCATCGAGCTAGTCTTTGGGGCTGTGTTATTTTCTCTGGTCATCCAAGGATTAGCCTTACCCTGGTTAATTAAAAAGCTCGATATTAGTCAGGTTTCGGCAGTAACACGGGAGATTGGGCAGTTGCAGCTGCAGTTGATTGCGTCGAAAGCGGCACAGGATGAGTTAGCCAATTTACTGAAATCGGGCGTTTTACCGAAAGCAGTGTACGAAGAACTGTGGGCATCTTATCAGGCAAAAGTGGCGGTATCGGAACGGGTGCTGCGGGATGCTTATAATCAGTCTCGATCGGGGCAAATGGAGCCTAACAACGGTCAACTAGATGCCATTCGACGACGATTGTTCCTCGCTGAGAAGGCAGCCCTGGGGGATGCACTTCGCAAACGTATCGTCCCGGAAGACTTGGTACAATCCTACGTTAAAGGTTTGGATGAGAAACTTCTATCGTTGGACGATGATTAG
- a CDS encoding RluA family pseudouridine synthase, translating into MNQLNLEVAGKKERLDAWMGSQLPDLSRSRLQKLIEQGYIQLNGQICTNKNTKVAQGDRLKITIPDSQPLQLSAEAIDLDILYEDEYLIIINKPADLVVHPAPGHESGTLVNALLHHCPNLAGIGGIQRPGIVHRLDKDTTGAIVIAKTDQAHQHLQAQLKTKTARREYIALVHGVPKTETGTIDLPIGRHRSDRQKMAIIAVEKGGRNAVTHWQVKERLGNYTLMEFRLETGRTHQIRVHSSHIGHPILGDPLYSSGRSIGINLPGQLLHAHRLILIHPVTGESLEAIAPLPAIFPKVLAILRQRNP; encoded by the coding sequence ATGAACCAATTAAACTTAGAAGTTGCGGGAAAAAAAGAACGTTTAGATGCTTGGATGGGGTCACAATTGCCCGATTTATCGAGATCGAGGCTGCAAAAACTGATAGAACAGGGATATATACAGTTAAATGGTCAAATTTGTACTAATAAAAATACTAAAGTTGCTCAAGGCGATCGCTTAAAGATTACCATTCCCGACAGTCAACCCCTGCAATTAAGCGCCGAGGCGATCGATCTTGATATTCTTTACGAAGACGAATATCTGATTATTATCAATAAACCGGCCGATTTAGTGGTTCATCCGGCCCCCGGCCACGAATCGGGAACCTTGGTCAACGCTTTACTGCATCACTGCCCAAATTTAGCCGGAATCGGTGGAATTCAACGGCCCGGAATAGTTCACCGCTTAGATAAGGATACCACGGGTGCGATCGTTATTGCCAAAACCGACCAGGCCCATCAACACCTACAGGCACAACTAAAAACCAAAACTGCCCGCCGGGAATACATCGCCCTCGTCCACGGTGTCCCCAAAACGGAGACAGGTACAATTGATCTGCCGATCGGTCGTCACCGCAGCGATCGCCAAAAGATGGCTATTATTGCCGTGGAAAAAGGCGGTAGAAATGCCGTCACTCACTGGCAAGTCAAGGAAAGACTAGGCAACTACACCTTAATGGAATTTCGCCTAGAAACTGGCAGAACTCATCAAATTCGGGTTCATAGCAGCCACATCGGTCATCCGATTCTTGGGGATCCCCTTTATAGTTCCGGTCGTTCCATCGGGATTAATCTACCCGGGCAATTACTCCACGCCCATCGTCTAATTTTAATACATCCGGTCACGGGAGAGAGCCTAGAAGCGATCGCTCCCTTACCCGCTATTTTCCCGAAAGTTTTAGCTATTTTACGGCAGAGAAACCCTTAG
- a CDS encoding potassium channel family protein, giving the protein MYVLIGGAGMMGLGLAQQLLDLGHTVAIVDVDPLACRFAREKIGVMAFEGSAVSTKVLLEAGIRQANAVVAALRDDAMNLALVTLSRSYGISHIVVRMCDREFLEAYRLARASHIISTIDLAVATMANAIEYPEVESMMHFEQGQVEVLKLPVPKDCYVAGRTVAQIAQDANFPTGSLIIGYQCHPCASLEIPNGNTVLEAGSTILVVTRPEYVKPMIDYLGIQTNHRPTIEVSHPNL; this is encoded by the coding sequence ATGTACGTTTTAATTGGTGGGGCGGGAATGATGGGGCTAGGTTTAGCCCAACAACTTTTAGACTTGGGACACACCGTAGCCATCGTTGATGTAGACCCTTTAGCTTGTCGGTTTGCCCGGGAAAAAATTGGTGTCATGGCCTTTGAGGGGAGTGCTGTCAGCACGAAAGTTCTGCTGGAGGCGGGGATTCGACAAGCTAACGCAGTTGTTGCCGCCCTGAGGGACGATGCCATGAATCTAGCCCTAGTCACCCTGTCTAGAAGTTATGGCATTTCCCATATTGTGGTGAGAATGTGCGATCGCGAATTTCTCGAGGCCTATCGTCTTGCTAGAGCTAGTCACATCATCAGCACGATTGATTTAGCCGTTGCCACCATGGCCAATGCGATCGAATACCCTGAAGTAGAATCGATGATGCACTTTGAACAGGGACAAGTGGAGGTGCTAAAGCTGCCCGTCCCCAAGGATTGTTATGTAGCTGGGCGTACCGTTGCCCAAATCGCTCAAGATGCCAACTTTCCGACCGGTTCGCTGATTATTGGCTATCAGTGTCACCCTTGTGCCAGTTTAGAGATTCCCAACGGCAATACCGTCCTAGAAGCAGGTTCAACTATTCTAGTGGTCACTCGTCCGGAATACGTCAAACCGATGATCGATTACCTCGGCATTCAAACTAATCATCGTCCAACGATAGAAGTTTCTCATCCAAACCTTTAA
- a CDS encoding DUF1257 domain-containing protein codes for MSHFSNIKTKIRDLSYLKAALSDMGMEWKEGSHPVKGYQGQTLTAEVVIEQDNNYDIGFRWNGNEYELVADLQYWQQPLTVEGFLRKVNQGYAYHTILAETAKQGFQVAAQEKNTDGSIRLVVQRWSA; via the coding sequence ATGTCACACTTTAGCAATATCAAAACCAAAATCCGCGATCTATCCTACCTAAAAGCCGCCCTCAGCGATATGGGTATGGAATGGAAAGAGGGTTCCCACCCCGTCAAAGGTTATCAAGGTCAAACTTTAACCGCAGAGGTGGTAATCGAGCAAGATAACAATTACGATATCGGTTTTCGCTGGAATGGTAACGAGTACGAGTTGGTTGCCGATTTGCAATACTGGCAACAACCCCTAACCGTAGAAGGATTTTTAAGAAAAGTAAATCAAGGTTATGCCTACCACACCATTCTGGCAGAAACTGCTAAACAGGGTTTTCAGGTGGCAGCACAGGAAAAAAATACTGATGGTTCTATTCGTCTAGTGGTACAACGTTGGAGTGCCTAA
- a CDS encoding iron-sulfur cluster assembly accessory protein — protein sequence MTQATQIQGKGILLSEAALKHLTMLKKQQGKDLCLRVGVRQGGCSGMSYMMDFEHPSNIGPQDEVFDYDGFKIVSDKKSLLYLYGLMLDYSNAMIGGGFQFTNPNASQTCGCGKSFGV from the coding sequence ATGACACAAGCTACTCAGATTCAAGGAAAAGGAATTTTACTCAGTGAGGCTGCCCTCAAACACCTTACCATGCTCAAAAAGCAACAGGGCAAGGATTTATGTCTGCGCGTGGGTGTGCGTCAGGGTGGTTGTTCGGGAATGTCCTATATGATGGATTTTGAGCATCCTAGCAATATTGGCCCCCAAGATGAGGTTTTCGATTACGATGGCTTTAAAATTGTCTCTGATAAAAAAAGTCTGCTCTATCTCTACGGTCTCATGTTAGATTACAGCAACGCGATGATCGGCGGCGGTTTCCAATTCACTAATCCTAACGCCAGTCAAACCTGCGGCTGTGGTAAGTCTTTCGGCGTTTAA
- a CDS encoding ferredoxin, translating into MADFSPKRSGFEPELGGFLRDSPDRTGFEPELGGLLRQKAVYVDEVTCIGCKHCAHVAPNTFFIEGEYGRSRVYNQDGDEEEIIQEAIETCPVNCIHWVNYNNLQFLEEERKHQVIKQLGFPQIHKKFSPADLDI; encoded by the coding sequence ATGGCTGATTTTTCTCCCAAACGCTCTGGTTTTGAACCAGAGTTAGGGGGATTCCTAAGAGATTCCCCCGATCGCACCGGTTTTGAACCAGAATTGGGCGGTTTACTGCGCCAGAAAGCGGTTTACGTCGATGAGGTCACTTGTATCGGTTGTAAACACTGCGCCCACGTTGCCCCCAATACCTTTTTTATTGAAGGTGAATACGGTCGCTCTCGCGTCTATAATCAGGACGGTGACGAAGAAGAAATTATTCAAGAAGCGATCGAGACTTGTCCGGTTAACTGTATTCACTGGGTTAATTATAATAATTTGCAATTCCTTGAGGAAGAACGCAAACATCAAGTGATTAAACAGTTAGGTTTTCCTCAGATTCACAAGAAATTTAGCCCCGCAGATTTAGATATCTAG
- a CDS encoding WecB/TagA/CpsF family glycosyltransferase — protein MIFSGCFLGILKAVSPAAGDNMFLAHRSIIGTRLDATSYQDACDRIQSWVENNLSCYIVAANVHLVMMGYWHKAYRRLINGANLVTPDGMPLVWGLRLLGIKQQSRVYGPDLMLACCERAARCQIPIYLYGATEKTLIDLQANLKQRFPDLIIAGSYSPPFRPLSDDEEAQDRDRIQQSGAKLVFVGLGCPKQEQWMARQQGKLKAVMLGVGAAFRFHSGEVSQAPGWVMKIGLEWLYRLFQEPGRLWQRYLINNPIFLLLFALQLLRGREK, from the coding sequence TTGATCTTTTCTGGCTGCTTTTTGGGCATCCTCAAAGCAGTTAGTCCGGCAGCAGGAGACAATATGTTTTTAGCACATCGATCGATTATTGGCACTCGTTTGGATGCCACCAGTTATCAAGATGCTTGCGATCGCATTCAGTCCTGGGTGGAAAATAATCTCTCCTGCTATATTGTCGCCGCTAACGTCCATCTGGTGATGATGGGTTATTGGCACAAAGCCTATCGTCGTCTGATTAATGGCGCTAATCTGGTGACACCGGATGGAATGCCTCTCGTCTGGGGATTGCGCTTACTGGGGATTAAACAACAAAGTCGCGTCTATGGCCCTGATCTTATGTTAGCCTGTTGCGAGCGGGCTGCCCGCTGCCAAATCCCCATCTATCTCTACGGTGCCACAGAAAAGACCCTAATTGATCTGCAAGCCAATCTTAAACAGCGTTTTCCTGATTTAATTATCGCTGGTAGCTATTCCCCCCCTTTTCGTCCCCTCAGCGACGATGAAGAAGCGCAAGATAGGGACAGAATCCAGCAATCCGGGGCTAAATTGGTTTTTGTCGGGTTGGGATGTCCCAAACAAGAACAGTGGATGGCCCGACAACAGGGAAAATTAAAGGCTGTTATGTTGGGAGTCGGCGCCGCTTTTCGTTTCCACAGTGGTGAAGTGTCTCAAGCACCCGGTTGGGTGATGAAAATCGGCTTAGAATGGCTCTATCGTTTGTTTCAAGAACCTGGTCGTCTCTGGCAACGCTATTTAATTAATAATCCCATTTTTTTGCTTCTTTTTGCCCTGCAACTCCTGCGAGGCCGGGAAAAGTAA
- the bioU gene encoding (S)-8-amino-7-oxononanoate synthase BioU encodes MNKQTAGDRLRIGVLGFGGLGQAAARILAPKQEMLWTAAADKAGFAYHKDGLDVNTCNKIYHDRGSIGYLENYGSLSEKSIEELIKTADVEGYFLALPNLPNNFMADIAKTFIRLGWRGVLVDALKRTSAMEQILALQADLEAAGITYMTGCGATPGLLTAAAALAAQSYGEIHSVKITFGVGIANWEAYRATIREDIAHLPGYDPETAHRMSDAEVEMLLNKTNGILSLENMEHADDIMLELAGICGRDRVSVGGVVDTRNPKKPLSTNVKVTGRTFEGKISTHTFTLGDETSMAANVCGPAFGYLKAGVSLHRRGIYGLWTAAEIMPQFVR; translated from the coding sequence ATGAATAAACAAACAGCAGGCGATCGCCTTCGGATCGGTGTTTTAGGTTTTGGTGGTTTGGGACAGGCCGCCGCTAGAATTCTCGCCCCCAAACAGGAAATGCTCTGGACTGCCGCCGCCGATAAAGCTGGTTTTGCATACCACAAAGACGGTCTAGATGTCAATACCTGTAACAAAATTTATCATGACCGGGGTTCGATCGGTTATCTGGAAAATTACGGCAGTCTCAGCGAGAAAAGTATCGAGGAATTAATCAAAACTGCCGATGTAGAGGGCTATTTTCTCGCCTTACCGAATTTACCTAACAATTTCATGGCCGATATCGCTAAAACTTTCATTCGCTTAGGTTGGCGCGGAGTTTTAGTCGATGCCCTCAAACGTACCAGCGCCATGGAACAAATCTTAGCACTACAAGCAGACCTAGAAGCCGCCGGCATCACCTACATGACCGGCTGCGGCGCTACCCCCGGACTGTTAACTGCGGCCGCTGCCCTAGCTGCCCAGAGTTATGGGGAGATTCATAGCGTTAAAATTACCTTTGGCGTGGGAATTGCCAACTGGGAGGCTTATCGTGCCACTATTCGCGAAGATATCGCCCATTTACCCGGTTACGACCCAGAAACGGCGCACCGGATGAGTGATGCGGAAGTGGAAATGCTGTTAAATAAAACCAATGGCATTCTCAGCCTCGAAAATATGGAACACGCGGACGATATTATGCTGGAATTGGCCGGAATCTGTGGACGCGATCGGGTTTCCGTCGGGGGTGTGGTGGATACGCGCAACCCGAAAAAGCCGTTAAGTACCAATGTTAAAGTCACGGGGCGGACTTTTGAAGGCAAAATTTCCACCCATACCTTCACTTTAGGCGATGAAACCAGTATGGCGGCTAATGTCTGCGGGCCGGCTTTCGGTTATCTGAAAGCGGGGGTTTCCCTGCATCGTCGCGGTATCTACGGATTATGGACAGCAGCGGAGATTATGCCGCAATTTGTGCGCTAA
- a CDS encoding RNA-guided endonuclease InsQ/TnpB family protein, which translates to MKARYQYRIYPTDQQKRLLSQLFGCVRVVWNDTLAYCQELYRQGEKKPKYTELSKRLTQVKKTEERRWLTEVSSIPLQQSLRDLETAYSNFFTSCKGERKGKKVKPPKFKKRKSKQSARFTDNGFTVNQHCVTLAKIGDLRIVWSRPLPSKPSSVTVIKDASDRYFLSFVVEVQPEILPDNGESVGIDLGIATFATLSTGEKIDAPKPLKKRLKRLRKAQKNLSRKQKGSNRREKARKRVAKIHAKIKDTRTDFLQKLSTRVVRENQTIILEDLNTSGMVKNRKLSRAISDLGWRSFRDMLSAKSDKYGRNFRIISRWEPTSQRCSCCGNIGGKKALNIREWECLFCGTFHDRDVNAAINIKVAGGQSETLNGRGGKCKTSVKEASSREASTVRLSSRPKPNRRSFN; encoded by the coding sequence ATGAAAGCGAGGTATCAATACCGTATTTACCCAACAGACCAACAAAAGAGGCTTTTGTCTCAGTTGTTTGGGTGTGTGCGTGTTGTCTGGAACGATACTTTAGCTTACTGCCAAGAACTCTATCGACAAGGGGAGAAAAAGCCAAAATATACTGAGTTATCTAAAAGACTAACTCAAGTCAAAAAAACAGAAGAAAGACGGTGGTTAACCGAGGTTTCTTCTATTCCTTTACAACAGTCTTTGAGAGACTTAGAGACTGCTTACTCTAACTTCTTTACATCTTGTAAGGGCGAGAGAAAAGGAAAGAAAGTCAAACCTCCCAAGTTTAAAAAACGTAAATCTAAACAATCAGCAAGATTTACCGATAATGGTTTTACCGTTAACCAACACTGCGTTACTTTAGCAAAAATCGGTGATTTAAGAATCGTTTGGAGTCGTCCATTACCTTCTAAACCTTCTAGTGTCACCGTGATTAAAGACGCATCAGATCGCTATTTTCTTAGTTTTGTCGTCGAGGTTCAGCCCGAAATACTTCCTGATAATGGGGAGTCAGTGGGAATTGATCTAGGGATTGCTACCTTTGCTACCCTCTCAACAGGGGAAAAGATAGACGCACCGAAACCGCTAAAGAAACGATTAAAACGACTAAGAAAAGCACAGAAAAACCTTTCTAGAAAACAGAAAGGAAGTAACCGACGGGAAAAAGCTAGGAAACGAGTAGCTAAAATCCATGCAAAGATTAAAGACACTCGCACTGATTTCTTGCAGAAACTATCCACTAGAGTTGTTCGTGAAAATCAAACGATAATTTTAGAGGATTTAAACACATCGGGAATGGTTAAAAATCGCAAGTTATCTCGTGCCATATCAGATTTAGGATGGCGTTCTTTCCGAGATATGCTATCGGCAAAATCTGATAAATATGGGCGTAATTTTCGGATAATTTCTCGATGGGAGCCAACGTCTCAAAGGTGTTCCTGTTGTGGGAATATCGGCGGTAAGAAAGCATTAAATATCCGTGAGTGGGAATGTCTTTTTTGTGGGACTTTTCATGATAGGGATGTAAACGCCGCAATTAATATCAAGGTCGCCGGTGGGCAATCGGAGACTTTAAACGGACGTGGAGGAAAGTGTAAGACTTCTGTTAAAGAAGCATCATCCCGTGAAGCGTCAACCGTTCGGCTGAGCTCACGGCCGAAGCCCAACCGAAGATCGTTCAATTAA
- a CDS encoding phage holin family protein, translating to MLSFFLRWLITAVSLLITAQIVPGIEIKNFTVALIAAVVLGLINAIIRPLLILFTLPLTILTLGLFIFVVNAISFSLASYFIPGFQVESFFAALFGSIVVSIVSGVLNSIFSD from the coding sequence ATGTTATCTTTTTTCCTCCGTTGGTTGATTACCGCCGTCTCTTTATTGATTACAGCGCAAATAGTACCAGGTATAGAAATTAAAAATTTTACCGTGGCTTTGATAGCTGCTGTCGTCTTGGGTTTAATTAATGCTATTATTAGACCCCTGTTGATTCTTTTTACCCTGCCTTTAACTATTTTGACCCTAGGGTTATTTATTTTTGTGGTCAATGCCATTTCCTTTTCTTTAGCCTCCTATTTTATCCCTGGTTTTCAGGTAGAATCATTCTTTGCTGCTTTATTCGGTTCGATCGTGGTTTCGATCGTTTCAGGAGTTTTAAATAGCATTTTCAGTGACTAA
- a CDS encoding DUF2997 domain-containing protein: protein MSMESLEFIIYPDGRVMEKVTGIVGSSCQEVTAAIEAQLGQLMSQEKTSDYYHQTVSQSEKVSNAATFSDW from the coding sequence ATGAGCATGGAAAGCCTAGAGTTTATCATCTATCCCGATGGTCGCGTCATGGAAAAGGTGACAGGCATAGTCGGTTCATCTTGTCAAGAGGTGACGGCGGCGATCGAGGCACAACTCGGGCAGCTGATGTCTCAAGAGAAAACCTCGGATTATTACCATCAAACCGTCAGCCAGTCAGAGAAAGTCAGCAACGCAGCCACTTTTAGCGACTGGTAA